A genomic region of Haliaeetus albicilla chromosome 8, bHalAlb1.1, whole genome shotgun sequence contains the following coding sequences:
- the LOC104324102 gene encoding nuclear receptor ROR-beta-like, whose translation MRAQIEVIPCKICGDKSSGIHYGVITCEGCKGFFRRSQQNNASYSCSRQRNCLIDRTNRNRCQHCRLQKCLALGMSRDAVKFGRMSKKQRDSLYAEVQKHQQSQEQSGGTKDEPEPLSRVYTTSVSSGISDLDDISTLSDGLLFEFPLTPDGSSTYYNLDLLASAQPSPDQSSLDVADATLIKQESIYELMLEPALFAHGALEGGQLAADISVLEIDRVAQNVVKSHLETCQYTTEELKRLAWTLYSPEEVRALQSKSCEAMWQQCSLQISNAIQYVVEFAKRIDGFMELCQNDQIILLKAGCLEVLLIRMIRAFNPLNNTVLFEGKFGGVQMFKSLGCDDLIGAIFELGRTLCRLQLSDEELALFTAAVLLSPDRPWLTESKKVQKLQDKIYVALQHEIQKKHSAEDKLSKMVSKLPLMKTICNLHLDKLEFFRLLHPETAMNFPPLYKEVFNSELQYSDPRES comes from the exons ATGCGGG CCCAAATTGAAGTGATCCCGTGCAAGATCTGCGGAGACAAGTCCTCGGGGATCCACTACGGTGTTATCACCTGTGAAGGCTGCAAG GGTTTTTTTCGGAGGAGCCAGCAGAACAATGCCAGCTACTCCTGCTCCCGGCAGAGGAACTGCCTGATCGACCGCACCAACCGCAACCGCTGCCAGCACTGCCGCCTGCAGAAATGCCTGGCGCTGGGCATGTCCCGCGATG CGGTGAAGTTCGGTCGCATGTCGAAGAAGCAGCGGGACAGCCTGTACGCCGAGGTGCAGAAGcaccagcagagccaggagcagAGCGGTGGCACCAAGGATGAGCCCGAGCCCCTGAGCCGTGTCTACACCACCAGCGTCAGCAGCGGGATCTCGGACCTGGATGACATCTCCACGCTGTCGGATGGGCTCCTCTTTGAATTCCCCCTCACCCCCGATGGCAGCAGCACCTACTACAACCTCGACCTGCTCGCCTCGGCGCAGCCCTCGCCTGACCAGTCCAGCCTGGACGTGGCTGATGCCACACTTATCAAGCAGGAGTCCATCTACGAGCTGATGCTGGAGCCAGCCCTGTTCGCACACGGTGCGCTGGAGGGCGGCCAGCTGGCTGCCGATATCTCAGTCCTCGAGATCG ACCGGGTAGCCCAGAACGTGGTGAAGTCGCACCTGGAGACGTGCCAGTACACGACGGAGGAGCTCAAGCGCCTGGCGTGGACCCTCTACTCCCCTGAGGAGGTCCGCGCTTTGCAGAGCAAG AGCTGCGAGGCCATGTGGCAGCAGTGCTCGCTGCAGATCTCCAATGCCATCCAGTACGTGGTGGAGTTCGCCAAGCGCATCGATGGCTTCATGGAGCTCTGCCAGAACGACCAAATCATTCTCCTGAAAGCCG GTTGCCTTGAGGTGCTCCTGATCCGCATGATCCGTGCGTTCAACCCCTTGAACAACACCGTCCTCTTCGAGGGGAAGTTTGGCGGCGTGCAGATGTTCAAGTCGCTTG GCTGTGACGACCTCATCGGCGCCATCTTCGAGCTGGGGAGGACCCTGTGCCGCCTGCAGCTGTCGGATGAGGAGCTTGCCCTCTTCACCGCTGCCGTCCTGCTCTCCCCAG ATCGCCCGTGGCTGACGGAGTCCAAGAAGGTGCAGAAGCTCCAGGACAAGATCTACGTGGCCCTGCAGCACGAGATCCAGAAGAAACACTCCGCCGAAGACAAGCTCTCGAAG ATGGTTTCCAAGCTGCCCTTGATGAAGACCATTTGCAACCTGCACTTGGACAAGCTGGAATTTTTCCGTCTCCTGCACCCGGAGACTGCCATGAACTTCCCACCCCTCTATAAGGAGGTCTTTAACTCGGAGCTTCAGTACAGCGACCCACGGGAGAGCTAA